The proteins below are encoded in one region of Rhododendron vialii isolate Sample 1 chromosome 7a, ASM3025357v1:
- the LOC131334643 gene encoding sodium/hydrogen exchanger 1-like isoform X1, whose translation MGISDSIPVHFSLSSSSSILDVSTVVAITVFVALLCACIVIGHLIEEHRWANESITALLLGLVAGLVVLLISKGHSSQILTFSEELFFIYLLPPIIFNAGFQVKKKQFFKNISIILMFGIIGTIISFCLISLGVGLLFKRIGVTTLDIKDYLAIGAILSATDSVCTLQVLNQDDTPFLYSAIFGEGVVNDATSIVLFNSVQSLNISNIDALTALKLLGTFLYLFFSSTALGIAVGLLSAFGIKTLYFGRHSTDREVAIMMLLAYLSYMVAEVLNLSGILTVFFCGIVMSHYTWHNVTESSRVTTKHGFATISFICETFIFLYVGMDALDVDKWTASEASPLTSVAVSSTLFGLVLVGRAAFVYPLVNIYNCFAKKDSDKIIFKQQFIMWWAGLMRGAVTIALSYNQFSDDSSSESALMITSTIIVVLFSTVVFGSVTKPLIEAVLLRNAKPTVSDATDSPSLEDLRLLFLENGDPVDESSNQPVRKRSSLRLLMANPTSTAHYFWRKFDDRFMRPVFGGRGFVPFVPGSPTGAADETS comes from the exons ATGGGCATCTCTGATTCAATTCCGGTCCACTTCTCACTATCCTCCTCCTCTTCAATTCTCGATGTAAGCACTGTCGTTGCCATCACTGTGTTTGTCGCCCTCCTCTGTGCTTGCATCGTGATTGGTCACCTCATCGAGGAGCATCGGTGGGCCAATGAATCGATCACTGCCCTTCTTCTG GGTTTGGTGGCTGGGTTAGTGGTGTTATTGATCAGCAAAGGCCACAGCTCGCAAATACTTACTTTCAGTGAAGAACTGTTCTTCATCTATCTGCTGCCCCCAATCATTTTCAACGCTGG TTTCCAGGTCAAGAAAAAGCAATTCTTCAAGAACATCTCGATAATATTGATGTTCGGAATAATTGGCACAATTATATCGTTCTGTCTCATATCACTCG GGGTCGGTTTGCTATTCAAAAGGATTGGTGTGACAACCCTGGATATTAAAGATTACTTAG CTATTGGTGCCATACTATCAGCCACAGATTCCGTTTGCACGTTGCAG GTCCTCAATCAAGATGATACACCCTTCCTTTACAGTGCCATCTTTGGGGAGGGAGTAGTGAATGATGCTACCTCGATTGTGCTTTTCAATTCAGTCCAATCGCTTAATATCAGCAACATTGATGCTTTGACAGCCTTGAAATTATTGGGAACCTTCCTTTACCTCTTCTTCAGTAGTACTGCACTTGGAATAGCA GTGGGGCTTTTAAGTGCATTTGGCATAAAGACACTTTACTTTGGAAG ACATTCCACAGATCGTGAAGTTGCAATCATGATGCTTCTGGCCTATTTGTCATACATGGTGGCTGAG GTGCTCAATCTTAGTGGGATTTTGACTGTTTTCTTTTGTGGCATTGTCATGTCTCACTACACATGGCACAATGTTACTGAAAGCTCAAGGGTAACAACCAA GCATGGATTCGCTACAATTTCATTCATTTGCGAAACCTTCATATTCTTGTATGTGGGTATGGATGCATTAGACGTAGACAAATGGACAGCCAGCGAAGCAAG TCCCCTAACTTCAGTTGCTGTCAGCTCAACTCTCTTTGGACTGGTGTTGGTTGGGAGGGCAGCATTTGTGTACCCTCTTGTGAATATTTATAATTGCTTCGCTAAAAAAGACAGTGACAAGATTATTTTCAAGCAACAG TTTATCATGTGGTGGGCAGGCCTAATGAGAGGTGCAGTTACCATTGCTTTATCTTACAACCAG TTCTCGGATGATTCTTCCTCTGAGTCAGCATTAATGATCACAAGTACGATAATTGTTGTTCTGTTTAGCACAGTG GTGTTCGGTTCAGTGACAAAGCCTCTGATCGAAGCAGTGCTGTTAAGAAATGCAAAGCCAACGGTCTCAGATGCAACTGATTCTCCAAGCCTAGAAGATCTTAGACTTCTGTTCCTCGAAAATGGTGATCCAGTTGATGAGAGTAGCAACCAACCGGTCCGTAAGAGAAGTAGTCTAAGGTTGTTAATGGCAAACCCCACGTCTACTGCTCACTACTTTTGGAGAAAATTTGATGACAGATTCATGAGACCAGTTTTCGGTGGAAGGGGCTTTGTTCCATTTGTTCCAGGTTCACCAACTGGTGCAGCAGATGAAACTTCTTAA
- the LOC131334643 gene encoding sodium/hydrogen exchanger 1-like isoform X2 yields the protein MGISDSIPVHFSLSSSSSILDVSTVVAITVFVALLCACIVIGHLIEEHRWANESITALLLGLVAGLVVLLISKGHSSQILTFSEELFFIYLLPPIIFNAGFQVKKKQFFKNISIILMFGIIGTIISFCLISLGVGLLFKRIGVTTLDIKDYLAIGAILSATDSVCTLQVLNQDDTPFLYSAIFGEGVVNDATSIVLFNSVQSLNISNIDALTALKLLGTFLYLFFSSTALGIAVGLLSAFGIKTLYFGRHSTDREVAIMMLLAYLSYMVAEVLNLSGILTVFFCGIVMSHYTWHNVTESSRVTTKHGFATISFICETFIFLYVGMDALDVDKWTASEASPLTSVAVSSTLFGLVLVGRAAFVYPLVNIYNCFAKKDSDKIIFKQQFIMWWAGLMRGAVTIALSYNQFSDDSSSESALMITSTIIVVLFSTVCVSNRCSVQ from the exons ATGGGCATCTCTGATTCAATTCCGGTCCACTTCTCACTATCCTCCTCCTCTTCAATTCTCGATGTAAGCACTGTCGTTGCCATCACTGTGTTTGTCGCCCTCCTCTGTGCTTGCATCGTGATTGGTCACCTCATCGAGGAGCATCGGTGGGCCAATGAATCGATCACTGCCCTTCTTCTG GGTTTGGTGGCTGGGTTAGTGGTGTTATTGATCAGCAAAGGCCACAGCTCGCAAATACTTACTTTCAGTGAAGAACTGTTCTTCATCTATCTGCTGCCCCCAATCATTTTCAACGCTGG TTTCCAGGTCAAGAAAAAGCAATTCTTCAAGAACATCTCGATAATATTGATGTTCGGAATAATTGGCACAATTATATCGTTCTGTCTCATATCACTCG GGGTCGGTTTGCTATTCAAAAGGATTGGTGTGACAACCCTGGATATTAAAGATTACTTAG CTATTGGTGCCATACTATCAGCCACAGATTCCGTTTGCACGTTGCAG GTCCTCAATCAAGATGATACACCCTTCCTTTACAGTGCCATCTTTGGGGAGGGAGTAGTGAATGATGCTACCTCGATTGTGCTTTTCAATTCAGTCCAATCGCTTAATATCAGCAACATTGATGCTTTGACAGCCTTGAAATTATTGGGAACCTTCCTTTACCTCTTCTTCAGTAGTACTGCACTTGGAATAGCA GTGGGGCTTTTAAGTGCATTTGGCATAAAGACACTTTACTTTGGAAG ACATTCCACAGATCGTGAAGTTGCAATCATGATGCTTCTGGCCTATTTGTCATACATGGTGGCTGAG GTGCTCAATCTTAGTGGGATTTTGACTGTTTTCTTTTGTGGCATTGTCATGTCTCACTACACATGGCACAATGTTACTGAAAGCTCAAGGGTAACAACCAA GCATGGATTCGCTACAATTTCATTCATTTGCGAAACCTTCATATTCTTGTATGTGGGTATGGATGCATTAGACGTAGACAAATGGACAGCCAGCGAAGCAAG TCCCCTAACTTCAGTTGCTGTCAGCTCAACTCTCTTTGGACTGGTGTTGGTTGGGAGGGCAGCATTTGTGTACCCTCTTGTGAATATTTATAATTGCTTCGCTAAAAAAGACAGTGACAAGATTATTTTCAAGCAACAG TTTATCATGTGGTGGGCAGGCCTAATGAGAGGTGCAGTTACCATTGCTTTATCTTACAACCAG TTCTCGGATGATTCTTCCTCTGAGTCAGCATTAATGATCACAAGTACGATAATTGTTGTTCTGTTTAGCACAGTG TGTGTATCAAACAGGTGTTCGGTTCAGTGA